CCTGACACGCCCTTAGGCGCGCAGCTTGAAATTCCGGCATCGGGGACTACCTCCGGTGCCCTTATTTTTGGAAACCAGACAATGAAAATCCGCAACAGCCTCAAGTCGCTGAAAAACCGTCACCGCGATTGCCGCGTTATTCGCCGCCGTGGCCGGACCTATGTAATCAACAAGACCAACCGCCGCTTCAAAGCCCGCCAAGGGTAATTGGCCTGCTAAGCAGGATTGGTCGATCATGCTGCGGCATGGTCGTGAGACAGAACCGGCCCGCCTCCTGATCGGAGTGCGGGCCGTTCCTGTTTGCGCCTTACCAAAGATTGGAAAACCAGAAGTGAACCAGCAGCCGACCACCGCCGTATTCGATGTCGGGCGCGTTATTGTGCAGTGGGATATGCGGCTGCTGTTCGCAAAACTGATCCACGATGCAGAGGAACTGGACTGGTTTCTTGCCAATGTCGTTACGGAAGAATGGCATATGGAGCATGATTCGGGCCGCCCGATTGCCGCTATGGTGGCAGAGCGGATCGCTTTGTTTCCAGACTATGCGGAACAGATTTCCGCCTATCATCGGCGCTTTCTCGAAACGATCCCGGCGCGGGTTCCCGGTACGGTGGAACTGGTCGAACGCCTGCATTCCCGCAATGTCCCGCTATTTGCCATCACCAATTTCGGGACAGATTTTTGGGCGGAATATCGGCCCACCGAACCGGCGTTCGATCTGTTCATCGATATCGTGGTGTCCGGCCATGAGCGGATGGTAAAGCCCGATCCTGCGATTTTCCATCTGGCGGAGAAGCGCTTTGGCCGGCCAGCCTCCGCGATGCTGTTTATCGATGACAATGCGGCTAACATCGCCGCGGCCCACCAGCTGGGCTGGCACACGCATCATTTTACCGATGCCGCAAGGTTGGAGGCGGAACTGACCACGCGGGGCCTTATAGCGTAGAAAAAGGGCCCCCGAAACGCATTCGGAGGCCCGTAAAGTTCACCCTTTCTGGAGAGGAGAGGGTGGGGGATGAGGGGTTCAGTTCGGCAATCAGCTATTGCACTTGGCCAGCTTTTCGTCCGCCAGCGCTTTATCCTTGGCGGTGAAGGAAGTGATTTCGCCCATTTCGTTGGAAAGGCGCTTGCAGACATTGACCGGACGCGAATTGCTCTTTTTCGCGCGGCAAGTGGTGTCCTTACAATACCAGACAACGCCGCGAATTATTGTGCGCGCTTCCTTTGCTGGGGTCGACAATTCCGCCGTGTAATATGTGCTGGCCGTGCGTGCTTCGGCGGCTGCCGGAGCCAGCGTCGCGCCGAATGTCAGCACGGTATATAGCATCGCCATTGCGATGGCGCCGGTGTTGCGGAGAAAAGCTGAAGAGATGGAAGTGGAGAGGGGGAGGGTCATCTGTCTAATCCTTGGTTTGAGGTGGTGGTCAATCTCAAGTCATCCAGTTGCAATATGCAACCAGTTGCGAATCAGTACCTAGTTATATAGATTGCAAATTGCAACTAAAAACTTAGTTTGAGTTTTGCGGTTGGGGAATTTGCCGCTAGACAGT
This genomic window from Pontixanthobacter aestiaquae contains:
- the ykgO gene encoding type B 50S ribosomal protein L36, with protein sequence MKIRNSLKSLKNRHRDCRVIRRRGRTYVINKTNRRFKARQG
- a CDS encoding HAD family hydrolase, which codes for MRLLFAKLIHDAEELDWFLANVVTEEWHMEHDSGRPIAAMVAERIALFPDYAEQISAYHRRFLETIPARVPGTVELVERLHSRNVPLFAITNFGTDFWAEYRPTEPAFDLFIDIVVSGHERMVKPDPAIFHLAEKRFGRPASAMLFIDDNAANIAAAHQLGWHTHHFTDAARLEAELTTRGLIA
- a CDS encoding CC_3452 family protein, which codes for MTLPLSTSISSAFLRNTGAIAMAMLYTVLTFGATLAPAAAEARTASTYYTAELSTPAKEARTIIRGVVWYCKDTTCRAKKSNSRPVNVCKRLSNEMGEITSFTAKDKALADEKLAKCNS